One Aerococcus urinaeequi DNA segment encodes these proteins:
- a CDS encoding DNA-directed RNA polymerase subunit alpha, translating to MIEIEKPNIETIEINDDSKFGKFVVEPLERGYGTTLGNSLRRILLSSLPGTAVTSIQIDDVLHEYSTVPGVREDVTEIVLNVKQLSLKLYDVEEKQVEIDITGPADVTAADIIADADFDVMNPDLHICTLAEGARFHMIMNVKNGRGFVRSENNKVDSMPIGEIPVDSIYTPISKVNYQVENTRIGEINEYDKLTMDIWTDGTISPEEALSLAAKIMTEHLEVFVNLTDEARQVEVMVEKEETQKEKMLEMTIEELDLSVRSYNCLKRAGINTVEELTNKSEPEMMKVRNLGRKSLEEVKNKLAALDLSLRQED from the coding sequence ATGATCGAAATTGAAAAGCCAAATATTGAGACAATTGAAATTAACGACGATAGTAAATTTGGTAAATTCGTTGTAGAACCATTAGAACGCGGCTATGGAACAACCCTAGGTAATTCATTACGTCGTATCTTGTTGTCCTCACTACCAGGTACAGCAGTTACATCAATCCAAATTGACGATGTTTTGCATGAATACTCAACAGTCCCAGGTGTACGTGAAGACGTTACTGAGATTGTGTTGAACGTAAAACAATTATCATTGAAATTGTATGACGTAGAAGAAAAACAAGTAGAAATTGACATCACAGGTCCAGCTGACGTCACAGCTGCTGATATTATTGCCGATGCTGATTTCGATGTTATGAATCCAGACTTACATATCTGTACGCTTGCAGAAGGCGCTCGTTTCCACATGATTATGAATGTTAAAAACGGTCGTGGTTTTGTACGCTCAGAAAATAATAAAGTGGATTCAATGCCAATTGGCGAAATTCCAGTGGATTCTATCTACACACCAATTTCCAAAGTAAACTATCAAGTTGAAAATACTCGTATCGGAGAAATCAACGAATACGATAAATTGACTATGGATATTTGGACTGATGGTACAATTTCACCCGAAGAAGCATTAAGCTTAGCGGCAAAAATCATGACAGAACACTTGGAAGTATTCGTTAACTTAACAGACGAAGCTCGTCAAGTTGAAGTTATGGTCGAAAAAGAAGAAACACAAAAAGAAAAAATGCTTGAAATGACTATTGAAGAACTAGACCTATCAGTTCGTTCATACAACTGTCTAAAACGTGCAGGCATCAATACTGTTGAAGAATTGACTAACAAGTCTGAACCAGAAATGATGAAAGTACGTAACTTAGGTCGTAAGTCTCTTGAAGAGGTTAAAAACAAGCTAGCTGCTCTTGACTTATCTTTACGTCAAGAAGATTAA
- the rplQ gene encoding 50S ribosomal protein L17 — protein MGYRKLGRTSSQRKAMLRDLTTDLIINERITTTETRAKEIRRTAEKMITLGKRGDLAARRQANQFVRNEIADVRAEGEDIVIESALQKLFNDLGPRYAERQGGYTRILKTEPRRGDAAPMVILELV, from the coding sequence ATGGGTTACCGTAAATTAGGTCGTACTAGCTCTCAACGTAAAGCTATGTTACGTGACTTAACTACTGATTTAATTATCAATGAACGTATTACTACAACAGAAACTCGTGCGAAAGAGATCCGTCGTACAGCTGAAAAAATGATTACTTTAGGTAAACGTGGAGATTTAGCTGCTCGTCGTCAAGCGAACCAATTCGTTCGTAACGAAATCGCCGATGTTCGCGCTGAAGGTGAAGACATCGTTATCGAGTCTGCTTTACAAAAATTATTCAACGATCTTGGTCCTCGTTACGCTGAACGTCAAGGTGGATACACTCGTATCTTAAAAACTGAACCTCGTCGTGGCGATGCTGCACCAATGGTTATTCTTGAATTAGTTTAA
- a CDS encoding energy-coupling factor ABC transporter ATP-binding protein has protein sequence MGKPIIQVQDLSFQYSQSDERLAIDGLSTTIYEGEWLAIIGHNGSGKSTFSKLLVGLLEAKSGIIEVDGKVLSMETLWDIRSQVGLVFQNPDNQFVGATVEDDVAFALENMGMPVDEMHERVESALKRVKMWDYRDKEPAALSGGQKQRVAIAGVIAMAPKIIILDESTSMLDPEGRDELMAIVADIKQDKALTVISITHDLNEAAEADRMLVFKEGQIIKEGRPADIFTYGHELTEVGLDVPFSEQLKSALAKRGVAVPDAYFDEEGLGEWLCKSYLNK, from the coding sequence ATGGGGAAACCGATTATTCAAGTTCAAGATTTGTCTTTTCAATATAGTCAATCAGACGAGAGATTAGCTATAGATGGGTTATCTACGACAATTTACGAAGGTGAGTGGCTAGCAATTATCGGCCATAATGGGTCAGGAAAATCAACATTTTCAAAACTATTAGTAGGCCTATTAGAAGCTAAATCAGGCATAATTGAAGTGGATGGAAAAGTCCTATCTATGGAAACCTTATGGGATATTCGTAGCCAAGTTGGACTCGTCTTTCAAAATCCAGACAACCAATTTGTGGGCGCTACTGTAGAAGATGATGTGGCTTTTGCCTTGGAAAATATGGGCATGCCGGTTGATGAGATGCATGAGAGGGTGGAGTCTGCCCTAAAACGGGTTAAAATGTGGGACTACCGCGACAAGGAACCAGCAGCCTTATCTGGTGGTCAAAAGCAACGGGTTGCGATTGCGGGCGTGATTGCTATGGCACCAAAAATCATTATTTTAGATGAATCGACTTCAATGTTAGATCCTGAAGGTCGGGACGAATTGATGGCAATTGTGGCGGATATCAAACAAGATAAGGCCCTAACTGTGATTTCGATTACCCATGATTTAAATGAGGCGGCGGAAGCAGACCGTATGCTTGTTTTTAAAGAGGGACAAATTATTAAAGAAGGACGGCCAGCTGATATCTTTACTTATGGTCATGAGTTGACTGAAGTTGGGTTGGACGTGCCTTTTTCCGAGCAACTAAAAAGTGCCCTAGCAAAACGTGGGGTTGCTGTGCCGGATGCGTATTTTGATGAAGAAGGGTTGGGTGAATGGTTATGCAAATCGTATTTGAACAAGTAG
- the infA gene encoding translation initiation factor IF-1, with the protein MSKEDMIEIEGTVTETLPNAMFKVQLENGYEVLAHISGKMRVNYIRILPGDRVKVEMSPYDLTKGRITYRFK; encoded by the coding sequence TTGTCAAAAGAAGATATGATCGAAATTGAAGGTACTGTTACTGAAACATTACCTAATGCTATGTTTAAGGTCCAGTTGGAAAATGGTTATGAAGTTTTAGCGCATATTTCAGGAAAAATGCGTGTAAACTACATTCGCATTTTGCCAGGTGACCGTGTAAAAGTTGAGATGTCTCCATATGACTTGACGAAAGGTCGTATCACCTACCGATTCAAGTAA
- the rpmJ gene encoding 50S ribosomal protein L36, whose product MKVRASVKPMCEHCKVIRRNGKVMVICSNPKHKQRQG is encoded by the coding sequence GTGAAAGTAAGAGCATCTGTTAAACCAATGTGCGAACATTGTAAAGTTATTCGCCGTAACGGTAAAGTTATGGTTATTTGTTCTAATCCAAAACATAAACAACGCCAAGGCTAA
- a CDS encoding OsmC family protein translates to MAEDKLLYSTRVHNDQGLKGTAWVEGENELRVQTSSPLKADEPGTNPEQLIALSWATCLNATIEIALDRHGIKDVTSEVAIQVDYKLNQETSITYFVFKVDIYIDLARNEADAIVYEAESRCPVSQIIGDYQHVEIVVHAKDE, encoded by the coding sequence ATGGCTGAGGATAAATTGTTATATTCAACACGAGTGCATAATGATCAAGGACTTAAAGGAACTGCTTGGGTTGAAGGGGAAAATGAGCTGCGGGTTCAAACATCAAGTCCATTGAAAGCAGATGAGCCGGGGACTAACCCTGAGCAATTGATTGCCTTATCATGGGCAACTTGCTTGAATGCGACGATTGAAATTGCTTTAGACCGACACGGGATCAAGGATGTAACCAGCGAGGTAGCTATCCAGGTAGACTATAAATTAAATCAGGAAACTTCTATTACATATTTCGTGTTTAAGGTGGATATATATATAGACTTAGCTCGAAATGAAGCGGATGCAATTGTTTATGAAGCAGAAAGCCGGTGTCCGGTATCGCAAATTATTGGCGATTATCAGCATGTTGAAATAGTTGTTCATGCTAAGGATGAGTGA
- a CDS encoding acyltransferase family protein, protein MKKNYFTQFDTIRFLAMLGIILYHYLTHRVSGGFLGVDLFLVLSGYLVTSQMESKYEADIQESYFKKTWGRIRKIWWPMVIITMVGLTYLLLFRQQLLVNIGINLTTSLLFVNNWQQILSGSSYFANMLHPSLTTHYWYIAVYMQFMVIWPLFFKVSRRFTKTKWQSGLVMLAAALLSGILMAIVFTPGEDPSRVYYGTDTRFFSIALGGAAAQLLDMDQLATWLKDRVGRFHHFIVDVVLLGLLAILTYGMLHMLDAATFTYYGGMFGFDLLAAVMIALLTYKGSWVGFLLKFKPLRWLGERTFHMYLWYYPINVLFHMVPTSQNWFTNSIWPQVILIIILSCLSYALLEEKRWPVPVFNEVRNNQPVHLFTKVRNLFKEPAPWLTRILFIAFALVFLGGVSAVAVSKPADNVTVEEQQAAQQAKKIEELNKQRAEQEKQADASLSTYKKNLSEASLGFYQGIPDEQARFAYQLSVTFIGDSLMVGESEGLYTLYPNAIVDAAVGRQLYTLIGYPASLDAQGMLQDVVLVDLGANGGFTSAQLSDFLDEIGREKTIFLVNTHVDRPWADDVNKTLAQAASDERDSVYLLDWHDYYTNHAEAPTWLSQDGVHFNSDGGQVWLQFLTNGMYQVLKK, encoded by the coding sequence ATGAAGAAAAACTACTTTACACAGTTTGATACAATTCGATTCTTAGCGATGTTGGGTATTATTTTATACCACTATCTAACCCACCGTGTTTCTGGTGGTTTTTTAGGGGTAGATCTTTTTCTCGTACTTTCGGGATATTTAGTGACTAGTCAAATGGAGAGTAAATATGAAGCAGATATCCAGGAATCTTATTTTAAGAAAACCTGGGGTCGCATACGTAAAATTTGGTGGCCTATGGTCATTATTACAATGGTGGGGCTGACTTATTTACTACTATTTAGGCAACAGTTATTGGTCAATATCGGCATTAATCTAACCACATCCTTGTTATTTGTCAATAATTGGCAGCAAATACTATCTGGATCGTCCTATTTCGCCAATATGTTACACCCGTCTTTGACCACTCATTATTGGTATATAGCCGTTTACATGCAGTTTATGGTCATTTGGCCACTATTCTTCAAGGTTAGTCGACGTTTCACCAAGACCAAATGGCAATCCGGTTTGGTCATGCTCGCTGCCGCACTTTTGTCAGGCATCTTGATGGCGATCGTCTTCACACCCGGTGAAGATCCTTCAAGAGTTTACTATGGTACAGATACTAGATTCTTCTCTATTGCTCTTGGTGGGGCTGCTGCTCAATTGTTGGATATGGACCAACTGGCTACTTGGTTGAAGGACCGAGTTGGGCGCTTTCACCACTTTATTGTTGATGTGGTGTTGTTAGGCCTATTGGCTATACTCACTTATGGGATGCTCCACATGCTTGATGCAGCGACGTTCACTTACTATGGTGGAATGTTTGGCTTTGATTTATTAGCTGCTGTAATGATTGCCTTGTTGACTTATAAAGGCTCTTGGGTTGGTTTCCTACTGAAATTCAAACCCTTGCGGTGGTTAGGTGAACGTACATTCCATATGTATTTATGGTATTACCCAATCAATGTGCTATTTCATATGGTACCAACCAGCCAGAATTGGTTTACCAATAGTATTTGGCCACAAGTCATTTTGATTATTATCCTGTCTTGTTTATCTTATGCCTTACTAGAGGAAAAAAGATGGCCGGTGCCGGTTTTCAATGAAGTGCGTAACAACCAACCCGTCCATCTTTTTACTAAGGTTCGCAACTTGTTTAAAGAGCCGGCACCCTGGTTGACCCGCATTTTATTCATTGCATTTGCCCTCGTTTTCCTAGGAGGCGTGAGTGCGGTGGCGGTGTCTAAACCGGCTGACAATGTGACGGTAGAGGAGCAGCAAGCTGCTCAACAAGCCAAGAAGATTGAAGAACTGAATAAACAAAGGGCTGAGCAAGAAAAACAAGCTGACGCTAGTCTTTCAACTTATAAAAAGAACTTAAGTGAGGCATCATTAGGATTTTACCAAGGTATTCCTGATGAGCAAGCTCGGTTTGCGTATCAGCTATCTGTGACTTTCATCGGTGATTCCTTAATGGTGGGCGAATCAGAAGGTTTGTATACTTTGTATCCTAATGCAATTGTGGACGCTGCGGTTGGCCGCCAGTTATATACCTTAATTGGCTATCCAGCTAGCTTGGACGCGCAGGGTATGCTACAAGATGTCGTTTTGGTTGACCTAGGTGCGAATGGTGGCTTTACATCAGCACAACTAAGTGATTTCTTAGATGAGATTGGTCGAGAGAAAACGATTTTTCTAGTGAATACGCATGTTGATCGCCCTTGGGCAGATGATGTAAATAAAACTTTGGCTCAGGCAGCTAGTGACGAACGTGATTCAGTCTACTTACTGGACTGGCATGATTACTATACCAACCATGCTGAAGCGCCTACTTGGCTGAGTCAGGATGGGGTACACTTTAATTCTGATGGTGGGCAAGTTTGGTTACAATTTCTGACAAATGGCATGTATCAAGTCTTGAAAAAATAA
- a CDS encoding adenylate kinase, producing the protein MNIILMGLPGAGKGTQAAKIVEDYKYPHISTGDMFRSAIAEGTELGKKAKSFMDEGALVPDEVTNGIVEERLQKEDTQAGFMLDGFPRTEAQAKELGGIMTRLDRDIDAVIYLDVPAETLKERLSGRIICRNCGATYHKVLNKPKVDGVCDVCGSHDFYQREDDKPEVVENRLNVNQEQQQPILDFYEGQGKLYRIPGDIGIDNVYAEIQKILDK; encoded by the coding sequence AAATCGTTGAAGATTACAAATATCCACATATTTCTACTGGAGATATGTTTAGATCAGCAATCGCTGAAGGAACTGAATTAGGAAAAAAAGCCAAATCATTCATGGATGAAGGTGCATTAGTTCCTGATGAAGTAACGAATGGTATTGTTGAAGAAAGACTTCAAAAAGAAGATACACAAGCTGGCTTTATGCTAGACGGTTTTCCAAGAACTGAAGCGCAAGCTAAAGAACTTGGCGGTATCATGACTCGCTTAGATCGCGACATTGATGCAGTTATCTACTTAGACGTGCCAGCTGAAACGTTGAAAGAACGTTTATCAGGACGAATCATTTGTCGTAACTGTGGCGCAACATACCACAAAGTTTTGAACAAACCAAAAGTAGACGGCGTATGCGATGTTTGCGGAAGCCATGATTTCTACCAACGTGAAGACGATAAACCTGAAGTTGTTGAAAACAGATTAAATGTTAATCAAGAACAACAACAACCAATCTTAGACTTCTATGAAGGTCAAGGTAAGCTTTATCGCATTCCTGGTGATATCGGTATTGACAATGTTTACGCTGAGATCCAAAAGATTTTAGATAAATAA
- the truA gene encoding tRNA pseudouridine(38-40) synthase TruA: MPRFKVTLQYDGTPFVGFQVQPNGHTVQEALEKALKLMSKGQTIPVVGSGRTDSGVHALGQVIHFDYPAEIGEEAVLRAMNSILDDAIRITKVERVEDDFHARFHTNGKKYIYKVDTSKFPSPFTRQYMYHHPYRTDIKRMQEALKDIIGVHDFKSFCSTKTDKTNFVREIYRAEVTADPDAETLTFVFEGSGFLYNMVRILVGTTLQIGDGLRPVDEMKRLIAAEDRNEAGPTAAAHGLYLAEVYYLGLEGRRQASKAYSDYKAGLGTPVDASVDLDANSDEDF, translated from the coding sequence TTGCCTAGATTTAAAGTAACCTTGCAATACGACGGAACACCCTTTGTCGGCTTCCAAGTGCAACCAAATGGCCACACGGTACAAGAAGCCCTTGAAAAAGCCTTAAAGCTCATGTCAAAAGGACAGACGATTCCTGTTGTTGGGTCAGGCCGGACCGATTCAGGTGTTCATGCCCTTGGCCAAGTCATTCATTTTGACTATCCAGCGGAAATTGGTGAGGAAGCGGTCTTAAGGGCAATGAATTCAATCCTTGATGATGCTATTCGAATCACTAAGGTTGAACGGGTGGAAGATGATTTCCATGCCCGTTTTCATACTAACGGTAAGAAGTATATTTACAAGGTAGATACGTCCAAGTTTCCGTCACCATTTACTAGACAGTATATGTACCACCATCCCTACCGAACGGATATTAAGCGTATGCAGGAGGCCTTAAAGGACATTATCGGCGTTCATGATTTTAAGTCCTTCTGTTCGACTAAAACAGATAAAACCAACTTTGTCCGAGAAATTTACCGGGCCGAAGTGACGGCTGACCCGGATGCAGAAACCTTGACCTTTGTCTTTGAAGGGTCAGGGTTCTTGTACAATATGGTCCGGATTTTGGTGGGCACAACGCTTCAAATTGGGGACGGGTTAAGACCAGTTGACGAGATGAAACGGTTGATCGCAGCCGAAGACCGGAATGAAGCAGGACCCACAGCAGCCGCACATGGCTTATATTTAGCGGAGGTTTATTACCTAGGGCTAGAAGGTCGCCGGCAGGCTTCCAAGGCTTATAGCGACTATAAAGCTGGTTTAGGGACTCCTGTGGATGCAAGTGTGGACTTAGATGCAAAT
- the rpsM gene encoding 30S ribosomal protein S13 yields the protein MARIAGVDIPREKRIVIALTYIYGIGKTTSQKILAQAEISEDTRVRDLTNDELDRLRAAVDTIKVEGDLRRERALDIKRLQEIGSYRGIRHRRGLPVRGQNTKNNARTRKGKAVAIQGKKK from the coding sequence ATGGCTCGTATAGCAGGAGTAGATATTCCACGTGAGAAACGTATCGTTATTGCCTTAACATACATCTATGGTATCGGTAAAACGACTTCTCAAAAAATCTTAGCGCAAGCTGAAATTTCAGAAGATACTCGTGTACGTGACTTAACTAACGATGAGTTAGATCGTTTACGTGCAGCAGTAGATACAATCAAAGTTGAAGGTGACTTACGTCGTGAACGTGCTTTAGACATCAAACGTCTACAAGAGATCGGTTCATACCGTGGTATCCGTCACCGTCGTGGTTTACCAGTTCGTGGTCAAAACACTAAGAACAACGCACGTACGCGTAAAGGTAAAGCTGTCGCAATTCAAGGTAAGAAAAAATAA
- the rpsK gene encoding 30S ribosomal protein S11 has translation MAKRPVSRKRRVKKNVETGVAHIHSTFNNTIVMITDEHGNAISWSSAGALGFKGSRKSTPYAAQMASETATKAAMDHGMKSVEVSVKGPGSGRESAIRALQAAGLEVTAIRDVTPIPHNGCRPPKRRRV, from the coding sequence ATGGCTAAACGTCCAGTTTCACGCAAACGTCGTGTGAAGAAAAATGTCGAAACAGGTGTGGCGCACATCCACTCTACATTTAACAATACTATCGTTATGATTACTGATGAGCATGGTAATGCAATTTCTTGGTCATCTGCAGGTGCTTTAGGATTTAAAGGTTCTCGTAAATCTACTCCTTATGCTGCACAAATGGCTTCAGAAACAGCTACAAAAGCTGCTATGGATCACGGTATGAAATCTGTTGAAGTTTCAGTAAAAGGTCCTGGTTCAGGTCGTGAATCAGCTATCCGTGCTTTACAAGCAGCAGGTTTAGAAGTTACTGCTATTCGCGATGTAACACCTATTCCTCATAATGGTTGCCGTCCTCCAAAACGTCGTCGTGTTTAA
- a CDS encoding energy-coupling factor ABC transporter ATP-binding protein has protein sequence MQIVFEQVGFTYGAGTPFASEALHDINVTIPDGSYTAIIGHTGSGKSTITQHLNALVQPTVGQVRIGEAVVSADSKPKDLKKIRQRVGMVFQFPEGQLFEETVLKDVMFGPMNFGDDEATAREKAEAALAAVGIASTLFERSPFELSGGQMRRVAIAGVIAMNPEVLVLDEPTAGLDPKGRIAMMNMFDRLYHDQGLTIVLVTHQMEDVAAYANHVIVMDAGTCVKEGAPAEVFADPDWLASHQLALPDAADFAFDLQNKLQRSLWDNEIEVPLTVDALADLIVDQLDLPTSVNSAANTKEGDQ, from the coding sequence ATGCAAATCGTATTTGAACAAGTAGGCTTTACCTATGGCGCGGGCACACCATTCGCTAGTGAAGCTCTCCATGATATTAACGTGACGATTCCTGACGGGTCATATACGGCGATTATCGGCCATACTGGGTCAGGGAAGTCGACCATTACCCAACACCTTAACGCCTTGGTGCAACCCACTGTGGGCCAAGTTCGGATTGGTGAGGCGGTGGTGTCAGCTGACTCTAAACCAAAAGACTTGAAGAAGATCCGCCAACGAGTAGGGATGGTCTTCCAATTTCCTGAAGGGCAACTATTTGAAGAAACTGTCCTTAAAGATGTGATGTTTGGGCCCATGAATTTTGGTGACGATGAAGCAACGGCCCGCGAGAAAGCTGAAGCGGCTTTAGCTGCAGTTGGGATTGCCTCGACTTTATTTGAGCGGTCACCCTTTGAGTTATCTGGTGGGCAAATGCGTCGGGTGGCGATTGCCGGGGTAATTGCCATGAATCCTGAAGTATTGGTTTTAGATGAACCAACAGCTGGATTAGATCCTAAAGGACGCATTGCGATGATGAATATGTTTGACCGTTTATACCATGACCAAGGCCTAACAATCGTTTTAGTGACCCATCAAATGGAAGATGTGGCCGCTTATGCTAATCATGTGATTGTGATGGATGCGGGGACTTGTGTGAAAGAAGGGGCACCGGCTGAAGTATTTGCAGACCCTGATTGGTTAGCCAGCCACCAATTGGCTTTGCCGGATGCAGCTGACTTTGCTTTCGACTTACAAAATAAATTACAACGTTCACTTTGGGACAATGAGATAGAAGTCCCCTTAACTGTCGATGCTTTGGCTGATTTGATTGTAGACCAATTAGATTTACCAACAAGCGTCAATTCGGCTGCCAACACTAAGGAAGGAGACCAATAA
- a CDS encoding energy-coupling factor transporter transmembrane component T family protein: MKDKLIIGRYIPGNSLMHKLDPRVKLVGLIVMMLLVFAATNLTTNLIMIAVVTSLVFLTGISLRVFLRGLKPMIAIIIFTVALQILFTHTGDVLWSFGPLALTTGGLSNAAYIFVRFLLIIFLSTILTLTTQPLAITDAMEALLKPVRNILPVHEIALMLSIALRFVPTLLEEADKIMNAQRARGVDFSEGNILERVKAFIPVLIPLFISAFNRAYDLATAMEARGYKGGEGRTKYRQLHWGKLDTLASICLAVLTVVMIIL, encoded by the coding sequence ATGAAAGATAAATTGATTATTGGCCGGTATATTCCCGGTAATTCCTTAATGCACAAGTTAGATCCTCGTGTAAAACTAGTTGGTTTAATTGTCATGATGTTATTAGTCTTTGCAGCAACCAATTTAACAACGAACTTAATCATGATTGCAGTGGTTACGAGTTTGGTCTTTTTAACAGGTATTTCGCTAAGGGTATTTTTACGTGGTTTAAAACCCATGATTGCTATTATCATTTTTACGGTAGCCCTACAAATCCTCTTTACGCATACTGGGGACGTCCTGTGGTCTTTCGGTCCACTAGCCTTAACAACTGGTGGTTTATCCAATGCGGCCTATATTTTTGTCCGCTTCCTATTGATTATTTTCCTATCGACGATTTTGACTTTGACTACTCAACCCTTGGCTATTACCGATGCCATGGAAGCCTTGCTGAAGCCTGTTCGTAACATTTTGCCAGTCCATGAGATTGCCTTAATGTTATCGATTGCCTTGCGATTTGTCCCGACCCTACTAGAAGAGGCAGATAAGATCATGAATGCACAGCGGGCACGTGGTGTAGACTTTTCAGAAGGGAATATCCTTGAGCGGGTAAAAGCCTTTATTCCAGTTCTAATTCCCTTGTTTATTTCTGCCTTTAACCGAGCTTACGACCTAGCCACTGCCATGGAAGCGCGTGGTTACAAGGGTGGTGAAGGCCGGACCAAGTACCGTCAATTGCATTGGGGCAAACTAGATACCCTTGCTAGTATCTGTCTTGCGGTTTTGACCGTTGTCATGATTATCTTATAG